Within the Thiohalobacter sp. IOR34 genome, the region CGAGCAGGGTGGGAGAACGAGAACGAATCTTCATGATTTCGAGGCGCATAGTGGGCACTACGCAACGAGAAATCAGGGAGATTCGGGCCGCTCTCCCACCCGCGCAGTAGATCAGTCCTGAGTCCGACAGGCTGCTAGGCTGCACCGGTCCCCTGATCATCGACTCTCAAAAACAAAAGGCCCTCCCGTAACGGGAGGGCCTTCTGCGATTCCAGGCTGATGCGTGATCAGCCGTCGATGCAGCCCTGCGGCTCCGGCAGGCCGGCGATGCGCGAACCCTGGCGCGACGGCCCCTTCGGGAACAAACCGTAGAGGAAATCGCGGCTGGCGTATTCTTCCCCCACCTCCTCGGCCATATGCTTCATGAGGATCTTGACCATCGGGGTGATGCCGTACTCGAAGTAGAAATCACGCAGGAAGTTGATCACCGTCCAGTGTGCCTCGGTCAGCTCGATGCCCTCGCGCTGGGCCAGGAACCCGGCCAGGCGCTCGTTCCAGCCGGCCTGGCGCACCAGATTGCCGGTGGGGGTCAGCTCGAAGCGCCGCCCCTCGAACTCGATGGCCTCGGGCTGGCCGGCCGAGAAACTGCTCTGGGGACGCCTGGTGGCATAGGTCTCCCGTTCCAGCTCCGCATCCAGGTGCGATTCAGGAATCCCGGCGATCCGCGTGCCCTGCACCAGGACATTGTTCGGGAAGAGCGCATCCAGCCGCGCATCGTTGGCCAGCGATTCATGGCCGGCGGCGCGCAGCGCCCGCTTGAGCAGCTTGCGCGGTGGAGCGATGTTGTACTCGGCGTAATACTCACGCATCTGGTTGATGACCACCCAGTGATCCTCACCCAGGGTGATGCCCGTTCGCCCGGCCAGGGCCTCGGCCACCGCCGGACTCCAGTCAGCCAGATTCGCCAGCCGCCCGCCCGGCAGCAATTCGATGGTCTTCCCCCCTACATCAAGCGCTTCATCGGTCGCCAACGCTACTACATTGCTTGCTTGTGACATTTGTTCTCACTCCAGAAAAGCAGTCGTCAATAGCCCGGTTTCACCCGTCCTCCGGCACCGTTCCACGGCTGGGCGCGCAACAGGCCGGTCTGTTGATAGATAGCGGACTGCGCGACGACAACTTAAGCCCTGTCCGCAGTAATGGATTTACCTCCGCCGCAGACGCCGGGGACAGCCCGCCCGCGGCATGCTAGGATGCGCGCCAGAGACGGCAGGAGACAGCCAAGACGATGAAATTCAATGACAAACCAGGCGCACATGAACGCCATCTGCGACGCCGCATGGGCAACCCCCTGTTCCCCGAATCCCGCCGCGAGATCACCGAGGCGGAGTGGACCACCGCGGTACGCCGCGACCGCCAGGAACAGGCGGCCTTCATGGAAAGCTTCCGCGACATCGTGCAGCGCGCCATCGACCTCGATGCCCAGGCCGAAAGCGAGCAGATCCTCGCCCTCAAGGAGGACCTCGACCGCTGCTACGAGGAATGCGCCGGCCTCGGCGGCGACCAGGGCAAGGTCAAGGAAGGGATCCGCACCCTGATCGGCACCATCATGCGCGCCGTGCGCGTGGGAGCGGAGAACGATCCCCTGGCGCGACAGAAGCTGGACGAGGAGGACATGGCCCGCGAGCTGCATTTCCGGCTGCTGGAACAGCCGCTGGTCGCCGATCTGCTGCGCCCGGAACCGGTCATCGAGGAGAACGAGCTGGTGGCCAGCCTGCTCTCCGCTGGCAGCGAGGAGCTGGGCGCCGTGCTCGAGCTGTTCTCGCCGGAGCAGCTGGCGGTGATCCACCAGGAGGCCCGGCAGCTGATCACCACCCTCCCCGCGGCGCATCCGCTCACCGCCCAGGCCCGGGAGAACCTGTCCAGCCTGGAGACACGCAGCATGCAGCAAGCCGGGGCGGGCACCGTCAACTGAGCCCGGCTTGCGGGCCCGGAGGCTTTTCGCTAGGGTGCATCGGCTAGGGAGGCCCGGAGTGGCCCAAGGTTTCAGGGGTGCAGTTCAATGGGGGATCAGACACGGCGCAGGAGCGACCGGCGCCGGCACAGGGACCGGCGCGCACCGGGCGATCGCCGCGCCGCCTGGGACGAAGCCACCCACATGCGCTACCCCGGCTGGCAGGAGCAGGTGGTCCAGTTCCTCACCCGTTACCTGTTCGTCACCCTCGGCGTGCTCTATTTCAACTTCACCAGCGGCATCCAGCCCGCCTGGCTGACCCCGGCCCAGCTCAATCTGGCCTACGCCCTCTACTTCCTGATCAACACCGCCAATTTCATCCATGCCAGCGGCAAGCACATCTGCCCCAC harbors:
- a CDS encoding TusE/DsrC/DsvC family sulfur relay protein; its protein translation is MSQASNVVALATDEALDVGGKTIELLPGGRLANLADWSPAVAEALAGRTGITLGEDHWVVINQMREYYAEYNIAPPRKLLKRALRAAGHESLANDARLDALFPNNVLVQGTRIAGIPESHLDAELERETYATRRPQSSFSAGQPEAIEFEGRRFELTPTGNLVRQAGWNERLAGFLAQREGIELTEAHWTVINFLRDFYFEYGITPMVKILMKHMAEEVGEEYASRDFLYGLFPKGPSRQGSRIAGLPEPQGCIDG